From the genome of Lentimicrobiaceae bacterium, one region includes:
- a CDS encoding LytTR family DNA-binding domain-containing protein, which yields MIKLVIIDDEVRSRDSIHQMLDNYCNDVFVAGEAGSVKDGIRLIEEKSPDVVLLDIRLPDGSGFDLLRQIGKIDFGIIFITAYEEYAIKAFKFNAIDYILKPIDPSDLVNCIEKSKKVVERENIQDKLQILLDSLDMPSKEEKVIVLRTNDSVYPVNINDIIRCESERNYTYFYFTNGEKLLVSKSMREYADELVKHNFFRIHQSHVVNLRFIKRYNKEDATCILKDNSLVPVSWRKRDELLELFKKL from the coding sequence ATGATAAAACTGGTAATCATTGATGATGAAGTAAGATCGAGAGATTCAATACACCAAATGCTTGATAATTACTGCAATGATGTTTTTGTGGCAGGAGAAGCCGGAAGTGTAAAAGACGGAATCAGACTTATCGAAGAGAAAAGCCCCGATGTGGTTTTATTAGATATCAGGCTGCCTGATGGGTCAGGTTTTGATCTGCTACGCCAAATAGGGAAAATTGATTTTGGAATCATTTTTATTACAGCATACGAAGAATATGCTATTAAAGCTTTTAAATTTAATGCTATTGATTATATTTTAAAACCGATAGACCCGAGCGATCTGGTGAATTGTATTGAAAAGTCCAAAAAGGTTGTTGAACGGGAAAACATTCAAGATAAACTGCAAATACTACTCGATAGTCTGGATATGCCTTCAAAAGAAGAAAAAGTCATTGTTTTAAGAACTAATGACAGTGTGTATCCAGTGAATATCAATGATATAATACGTTGTGAATCGGAACGGAACTATACTTATTTCTATTTCACAAACGGAGAAAAACTCCTTGTTTCAAAATCTATGCGCGAATATGCAGACGAACTTGTAAAACATAATTTTTTTCGTATTCACCAATCGCATGTAGTAAACTTGCGGTTTATTAAAAGATATAACAAAGAAGATGCAACCTGTATCTTAAAAGATAATTCGTTGGTTCCCGTTTCGTGGCGAAAACGTGACGAATTACTCGAATTATTCAAAAAATTATAA
- the rsmI gene encoding 16S rRNA (cytidine(1402)-2'-O)-methyltransferase — protein sequence MVKLFVVPTPIGNLEDITLRALRILKEVDLIFAEDTRNTSRLLAHYGITTRMFSFHLFNEHKVVKDIVAKFHVENTIALVSDAGTPGISDPGFLLVRECLREGIAVECLPGATAFVPALINSGLPCEKFIFEGFLPHKKGRQTRLKWLAEVPYTLVFYESPHRILKTLEQFADFFGPERKASLSRELTKIYEETQRTTLAELINLYKEKPVKGEIVIVVEGKL from the coding sequence ATGGTAAAATTATTTGTGGTTCCCACTCCTATAGGCAACCTGGAAGATATTACTCTCAGGGCATTACGAATTTTGAAAGAGGTGGACTTGATTTTTGCGGAAGATACCCGGAACACTTCCAGACTTCTTGCCCATTATGGAATTACCACCCGCATGTTTTCGTTTCACCTGTTTAATGAACATAAAGTTGTAAAAGACATTGTTGCGAAGTTTCACGTTGAAAATACGATAGCTCTGGTAAGTGATGCGGGCACGCCGGGAATTTCGGATCCGGGATTTTTGCTTGTTCGCGAATGTTTGCGTGAAGGTATTGCAGTAGAGTGCCTTCCCGGAGCTACTGCCTTTGTTCCCGCACTTATCAATTCGGGATTGCCTTGCGAGAAATTCATTTTTGAAGGTTTTCTTCCCCACAAAAAGGGACGGCAAACCCGATTAAAATGGCTGGCGGAAGTTCCCTATACTCTTGTTTTTTATGAATCTCCCCACCGTATTCTTAAAACCCTGGAACAATTTGCCGATTTTTTCGGACCCGAAAGAAAAGCCAGTTTAAGTCGCGAGCTTACCAAAATATATGAAGAAACCCAAAGAACTACCCTGGCAGAATTAATCAATCTTTATAAAGAAAAACCTGTAAAAGGTGAAATCGTAATTGTTGTTGAAGGTAAGCTGTAG
- a CDS encoding phosphatidylserine/phosphatidylglycerophosphate/cardiolipin synthase family protein — protein MAGFDNIRFQLFDDPLKFYNSLLADIQNAKQYIYIETYRWGNDQIGIKFRDAVTAKAKEGVEVKLLLDSWATQVTIPFFSHLVQYGGEVRFYKKIKFYFDFFTKNHRRNHRKLYLIDNKISYIGSPNLTGYSINWRELIIKLEDNITFKLKKSFLDSYKIYNKYIFNKFSFKKTIHHKNFEIIQDIPSIYRQQIKKRYEKLILEAKKEVIIETPYFLPGYKLRKAMIDASERGVEVKIIVPEHSDVRSVDILRSRYLGPLHKSGVKIMFYYPNNLHAKCLLTDNRTFVIGTPNFDYRSFRYQHEIALLGQHPEIIQQIQLHVKETLGNCIAFNYDKWLKRPLIEKLFEHLLIPFRHLF, from the coding sequence ATGGCTGGTTTTGATAATATACGTTTTCAACTTTTTGACGACCCCTTGAAGTTTTATAACTCCTTACTTGCCGATATTCAAAATGCAAAACAATATATTTATATTGAAACTTATCGTTGGGGAAACGACCAGATTGGCATCAAATTCAGAGATGCAGTAACTGCCAAAGCAAAAGAAGGGGTTGAAGTAAAATTACTTCTCGATTCCTGGGCGACCCAAGTTACTATTCCTTTTTTTTCCCATCTTGTTCAATATGGAGGAGAAGTACGTTTTTATAAAAAAATTAAATTTTATTTCGACTTTTTTACAAAAAATCACCGACGCAATCACCGCAAATTATATCTTATTGACAATAAAATATCCTATATTGGTTCCCCCAATTTAACTGGATATTCCATCAACTGGAGGGAATTAATCATAAAACTGGAAGATAATATTACGTTTAAATTAAAAAAATCATTTTTAGATAGCTATAAAATATATAATAAATACATATTTAATAAATTTTCATTTAAGAAAACTATCCATCATAAAAATTTTGAAATCATTCAAGATATTCCTTCTATTTATCGTCAACAAATAAAAAAAAGGTATGAAAAATTGATTTTAGAAGCAAAAAAGGAAGTAATTATAGAAACCCCTTACTTTTTGCCAGGTTACAAATTGCGTAAGGCAATGATTGATGCTTCGGAACGCGGTGTTGAAGTAAAAATTATTGTACCCGAACATTCCGATGTTCGTAGTGTGGACATTTTACGAAGCCGCTATCTTGGGCCATTGCATAAAAGCGGAGTGAAAATAATGTTTTATTATCCTAATAACTTGCACGCTAAATGCTTGCTTACAGACAATCGTACTTTTGTAATCGGAACCCCAAATTTCGATTACAGAAGTTTCCGTTATCAGCATGAAATTGCCTTGCTGGGACAGCACCCAGAAATCATTCAACAGATTCAATTGCATGTTAAAGAAACACTTGGCAATTGTATTGCATTTAATTACGATAAATGGCTTAAACGACCTTTAATTGAAAAGCTTTTCGAACACCTGCTTATTCCATTCCGTCACCTGTTTTAG
- a CDS encoding thymidine kinase has product MFLERNADKQQRNGWIELICGCMFSGKTEELIRRLKRAKIARQKVEIFKPEIDIRYDVVNVVSHDENYIVSTPVQSASEILLYSNSVDVVGIDEAQFFDSDLSAVCNQLADNGLRVIVAGLDMDFMGKPFGPIPALMATAEYVTKVHAICIRCGNLAHYSHRIIENNKLVLLGEKDSYEPLCRSCFTKAIR; this is encoded by the coding sequence ATGTTTTTAGAAAGAAATGCTGACAAACAGCAACGCAACGGATGGATAGAACTGATTTGCGGTTGTATGTTTTCGGGCAAAACAGAAGAACTTATCAGAAGGTTGAAACGTGCAAAAATTGCCCGGCAAAAGGTAGAGATATTTAAACCGGAAATAGACATAAGATACGATGTCGTCAATGTCGTGTCACACGACGAAAATTATATTGTTTCCACTCCTGTGCAAAGTGCTTCCGAGATATTATTGTATAGCAACTCGGTAGATGTTGTTGGTATTGATGAAGCCCAGTTTTTTGACTCTGATCTCTCAGCAGTATGCAATCAACTTGCTGACAATGGACTCAGGGTGATTGTAGCCGGACTCGACATGGATTTTATGGGTAAACCTTTTGGACCTATACCTGCATTAATGGCTACTGCAGAATATGTTACAAAAGTACATGCCATTTGTATCCGTTGCGGAAATCTTGCCCACTATTCGCACCGCATCATTGAGAACAATAAATTGGTACTTCTGGGTGAAAAAGACAGCTATGAACCCCTTTGCCGAAGTTGTTTCACAAAAGCGATACGATAA
- the elbB gene encoding isoprenoid biosynthesis glyoxalase ElbB, translating to MKKFAVVLAGCGTLDGAEIHEATLLLLAIKKAGASYEIFAPDIPQYYVINHITGEEMPEKRNIMVEAARIARGKIKEIDTFCPDQFDVLAFPGGTGFTKNMCNFAFKGAECEVHPKISRAILKMAETKKPIAAMCIAPVALARVLNNVQITLGAEPSKAVDAIKKMGARHIPSTHGEVVYDEKYNVFTTPSYMLDASITDVAEGADKLVAAILSHLG from the coding sequence ATGAAAAAATTTGCAGTAGTTCTTGCCGGGTGTGGCACTCTGGATGGCGCCGAAATTCATGAAGCCACTTTACTTTTGTTAGCCATTAAAAAAGCTGGTGCTTCTTACGAAATATTTGCACCCGATATACCTCAATATTATGTAATAAACCACATTACAGGCGAAGAGATGCCTGAAAAACGTAATATTATGGTAGAAGCAGCCCGGATAGCCCGTGGAAAAATTAAAGAAATAGATACTTTTTGCCCCGACCAGTTTGACGTCCTTGCTTTTCCGGGAGGAACCGGTTTTACAAAAAACATGTGCAACTTTGCATTCAAAGGAGCAGAATGTGAAGTACATCCGAAAATTTCCCGTGCTATTTTAAAAATGGCAGAAACAAAAAAACCCATTGCTGCTATGTGTATTGCCCCGGTAGCCCTTGCCAGGGTTTTAAACAATGTACAAATTACCTTAGGTGCCGAACCTTCCAAGGCAGTGGATGCAATTAAAAAAATGGGCGCCAGGCATATTCCTTCAACGCATGGAGAAGTTGTTTATGATGAAAAATATAACGTGTTTACCACCCCTTCTTATATGCTTGATGCAAGTATAACCGACGTGGCAGAAGGTGCAGACAAACTGGTAGCAGCCATACTTTCACATTTAGGATAA
- a CDS encoding M28 family peptidase: MKKLILFILIILLINKLLYSQDCELVRKIINKLASPEMFGRGYTNNGDKLAASFIRLQFDSLGLPPLTENYYQHFSFPINNFDGEISVTIDGKKLVPGYDYMVAGFSPSTKGSFPLVLLDKKTITNPNKLFKFSKQDKKDVFVAYSRNDFAGIKDKKQKALADSLRKIIVNSVKGVVILKDEKVSWSASGSKKVGTHPEIEIEKSKFPAKAQTISLQIENHYVENYISQNVLAYLPGTVQPDTFIVFCAHYDHLGQMGQKVYFPGANDNASGTAMVIDLARYFSQPWNRPAYSLAFMAFSGEEAGLLGSKFYCENPIFPLKNIKLVVNLDMVGTGSEGIGVANGKVYSLVWEKLNALNKEKNYLNAVFQRGESQGSDHYYFHKNNIPSIFIYTQGKEFTEYHNLYDVPDKLPLTEYADLFRLLTTYITSL; this comes from the coding sequence GTGAAGAAACTTATTTTATTTATATTAATTATTTTATTAATAAATAAATTATTATATTCACAAGATTGTGAATTGGTAAGAAAAATTATTAACAAACTGGCATCACCCGAAATGTTTGGGCGGGGATACACCAATAATGGAGATAAACTCGCAGCATCGTTTATCAGATTGCAATTTGATTCACTTGGTTTACCTCCTCTTACAGAAAATTATTACCAGCATTTTAGTTTTCCAATTAATAATTTTGATGGAGAAATCAGTGTAACAATAGACGGAAAAAAACTTGTACCCGGATATGATTACATGGTTGCTGGCTTTTCTCCTTCCACCAAAGGTAGTTTCCCATTGGTATTACTGGATAAAAAGACCATTACAAATCCCAATAAATTGTTCAAATTTAGCAAACAAGATAAAAAGGATGTTTTTGTGGCGTATTCGCGTAACGATTTTGCAGGTATTAAGGATAAAAAGCAAAAAGCCCTGGCTGATTCATTACGAAAAATTATTGTCAATTCGGTAAAAGGGGTAGTTATTCTTAAAGATGAAAAAGTAAGCTGGAGCGCATCGGGTTCAAAGAAAGTAGGCACCCATCCGGAGATAGAAATTGAAAAATCAAAATTTCCTGCAAAAGCCCAAACTATTTCTCTGCAAATTGAAAACCATTATGTTGAAAATTATATAAGCCAAAACGTGCTCGCATATTTACCGGGTACTGTTCAGCCGGATACCTTTATTGTATTTTGTGCACATTATGATCATCTTGGTCAGATGGGGCAAAAAGTATATTTTCCCGGTGCAAACGACAATGCAAGCGGAACCGCCATGGTAATTGATTTGGCTCGTTATTTTTCTCAACCATGGAATCGCCCAGCTTATTCACTGGCTTTTATGGCTTTTAGCGGAGAAGAAGCCGGTTTACTGGGTTCAAAATTCTATTGCGAAAACCCTATTTTCCCATTAAAAAACATTAAACTGGTGGTTAACCTCGACATGGTAGGAACGGGTAGCGAAGGAATAGGAGTAGCAAACGGAAAGGTTTATAGCCTGGTATGGGAGAAATTAAATGCCCTGAACAAAGAAAAAAACTATCTGAATGCGGTGTTTCAGAGAGGAGAATCACAGGGGAGTGATCATTATTATTTTCATAAAAACAATATTCCTTCCATATTTATATACACCCAGGGAAAAGAGTTTACCGAATACCATAATTTATATGATGTTCCCGATAAACTTCCCTTAACAGAATATGCCGATCTTTTTCGCCTGCTCACAACATATATAACCTCATTGTAA